Proteins from one Chiloscyllium punctatum isolate Juve2018m chromosome 4, sChiPun1.3, whole genome shotgun sequence genomic window:
- the LOC140476001 gene encoding EEF1A lysine methyltransferase 3-like, translating to MTYAWRVDDVARDEAGASISIVYENKYEFCGYSLRISRFINANLGFSAYVWEAGVALCQYFQKEKINFTGKKVIELGSGTGIVGILATLLGGDVTMTDKPNILKQIENNVSINIPTACQHRVKVRALTWGEDQTKFPTAYDIILGSDIVYSSVSYPALLETFRYLARQGATIYLATEIRKSNDSTYFHEKLLPRYFNCQVVESLQTKSVIVCKLSKLSTPPED from the exons atgACTTACGCCTGGAGAGTGGACGATGTGGCGAGAGACGAAGCTGGCGCCTCAATTTCCATCGTATACGAGAATAAATACGAGTTCTGCGGATACAGCCTCAGAATCTCTCGATTCATCAATGCTAACCTCGGCTTTTCTGCTTATGTCTGGGAAGCT GGTGTTGCCCTGTGCCAGTACTTTCAGAAGGAGAAGATCAACTTCACTGGCAAGAAGGTGATTGAGCTGGGATCGGGGACCGGAATCGTAGGGATTTTAGCGACTTTACTCG gtGGAGATGTAACCATGACAGATAAACCAAACATCCTGAAGCAAATTGAAAACAATGTTTCTATCAATATTCCCACTGCCTGCCAACATCGTGTGAAAGTTCGTGCCCTGACATGGGGTGAAGACCAAACTAAATTTCCGACTGCCTACGACATCATACTCGGTTCGGATATTGTTTACAGCTCAGTTTCCTACCCGGCATTATTAGAAACATTTCGCTATCTCGCTCGGCAAGGGGCCACGATTTACCTCGCTACTGAAATACGAAAGAGTAACGATTCTACCTACTTCCACGAAAAACTCCTGCCTCGATATTTTAACTGCCAGGTGGTTGAAAGTTTACAGACGAAAAGCGTCATTGTGTGCAAACTGAGCAAACTTAGTACACCTCCTGAGGATTGA